Proteins encoded together in one Papaver somniferum cultivar HN1 unplaced genomic scaffold, ASM357369v1 unplaced-scaffold_21, whole genome shotgun sequence window:
- the LOC113340173 gene encoding rho GTPase-activating protein 5-like, which produces MTQLFRSKSCVLRHQSTLFDSVPSTPSLYHSNNEEPAEEEESRPFTNPVSTPLDSPSGGGDHERQGSFRAGNLRDEPQQQNHQFSVLDILVEALRKSLVTCTSTSFSREDEFYSLDIGWPSDVRHVSHVTFDRFNGFLGLPAEFQPEIPGRVPSASVSVFGVSPESMQCSYDHRGNSVPTILLMMQRRLYSGGGLQAEGIFRINPENTQEEYVRSLLNRGILPNEIDVHCLAGLIKAWFRELPAGVLDFLTPEQVMNCNTEEECTHIASLLRPTEFALLDWAINLMADVVQFEHQNKMNARNIAMVFAPNMTQMADPLTALLHAVQVMNFLKTLTVKTLREREKSSDEVSLFSSCSESPSNKSDPNLSKSNSEIGERSSSEQAIDFCVHDGPSVSCSFPRSSSQEKPQSHNDEHVHWTLQDRIEKGEFHESKCDTTMYSENECGGRSGSTGMGAEVFSSDRSSWREGVKKICRRPVFQLSKSMKKPAGFAIISTSRRGSGTEAWT; this is translated from the exons ATGACTCAGTTGTTTCGTTCTAAATCCTGTGTACTGAGGCACCAGAGTACTCTGTTCGACTCTGTTCCTTCAACTCCATCTCTGTATCACAGTAACAATGAAGAgcctgctgaagaggaagaaagtCGGCCTTTTACGAATCCAGTTTCTACGCCGCTCGACTCTCCCAGCGGTGGTGGTGATCACGAGAGACAGGGAAGTTTTAGAGCGGGAAATTTGAGAGACGAGCCGCAACAACAAAATCACCAGTTTTCGGTTTTGGATATTCTGGTGGAAGCATTGAGGAAGTCGTTGGTGACATGTACAAGTACTAGTTTCTCAAGAGAAGATGAATTTTACTCCTTGGATATTGGATGGCCGTCCGATGTTCGCCATGTATCCCACGTCACGTTCGATCGTTTCAACGGATTTCTTGGGTTGCCTGCTGAATTCCAACCTGAAATCCCCGGGAGGGTTCCCAGTGCCAG TGTAAGTGTGTTTGGAGTATCTCCCGAGTCCATGCAATGTTCATATGACCATAGAGGAAACAGCGTACCCACGATTCTGCTCATGATGCAAAGGCGCTTGTATTCCGGAGGAGGGCTTCAA GCTGAAGGAATTTTCCGCATTAATCCTGAGAATACCCAAGAGGAGTACGTCCGGAGCCTGCTAAACAGGGGAATTTTGCCAAATGAAATTGATGTGCATTGTCTGGCCGGCCTAATAAAG GCATGGTTTAGAGAACTTCCGGCAGGAGTCCTTGATTTCCTTACACCTGAACAGGTGATGAACTGTAATACAGAAGAAGAGTGCACTCACATCGCGAGCCTACTGAGACCAACGGAATTTGCACTGCTTGACTGGGCCATCAATCTGATGGCAGATGTTGTGCAGTTTGAACACCAAAACAAGATGAATGCACGCAACATTGCAATGGTTTTCGCGCCTAACATGACTCAG ATGGCAGATCCCTTGACTGCATTGCTCCATGCAGTTCAAGTAATGAATTTTCTCAAGACCCTGACAGTAAAAACGCTACGAGAAAGAGAAAAATCATCTGACGAGGTTAGCTTGTTCTCTTCATGCTCAGAATCTCCGAGCAATAAAAGCGACCCCAATTTGTCAAAATCAAACAGCGAAATCGGTGAAAGGTCATCTAGTGAGCAAGCAATTGATTTCTGTGTTCATGATGGCCCATCAGTCTCTTGCAGTTTCCCTAGGAGCAGTAGCCAAGAGAAACCACAAAGCCATAATGATGAACACGTCCATTGGACTTTGCAGGATAGGATTGAGAAGGGAGAGTTTCACGAGTCTAAATGCGACACCACCATGTACTCAGAAAATGAGTGTGGAGGAAGAAGTGGGTCTACTGGCATGGGCGCAGAAGTGTTCTCATCGGACAGGTCAAGCTGGAGAGAAGGAGTGAAAAAGATTTGTAGGCGCCCCGTGTTTCAGTTGAGTAAGTCGATGAAAAAACCTGCAGGTTTTGCCATCATAAGTACTAGCAGGAGAGGATCTGGTACTGAAGCTTGGACATGA
- the LOC113340364 gene encoding transcription factor MYC3-like codes for MENCSLLYAPSSSAISAPNSCSISTGSASIWLTTVLKELGDFPCERSNPDEAADHSFVLVNDLISTSTITEEMVNSGFSSSSDLEAAKSDLIQEKADKSLKGEVKHVSSFGVSDMDSLMCSMNDYCSQQFGFEGNSSVVADPNVCGLVVNDDDDGKIIDEITTSPAPKNKNKRGRSNSSSGGGRLSHMEAERQRREKLNQLFYELRSVVPNVSRMDKASLLSDTLSYINELKRKVDKLEVDQQAKIRKSKEGSVKLDNNNTTTMKEGSDEKIVDDEDLTGKTSSIDSVGGGRDDDMTLMKNVEIDVKMMMDSHAMIRVISEDVKLSSAGLMNALKELEFQVQHASISRVKDQMLQDVMVRLPENSVKTISTEEGVKAAVFAKLKKQRFT; via the coding sequence ATGGAAAACTGCAGCTTGCTCTATGCTCCTTCATCTTCAGCAATATCTGCACCAAATAGCTGCAGCATCAGCACTGGATCCGCTTCCATTTGGTTGACCACAGTTCTCAAAGAGCTCGGAGATTTCCCTTGTGAAAGGTCAAATCCAGATGAAGCAGCTGATCATTCTTTTGTTCTCGTTAATGATCTTATCTCCACATCGACTATTACGGAGGAGATGGTGAATTCGGGATTCAGCTCGTCCTCGGATTTGGAAGCAGCAAAATCAGATCTCATTCAAGAAAAAGCGGACAAATCTTTAAAAGGTGAGGTTAAACATgtaagttcatttggagtaagtGACATGGATTCGTTAATGTGTTCAATGAATGATTATTGCTCACAGCAATTTGGATTCGAAGGTAACTCTTCTGTGGTTGCTGATCCCAATGTTTGTGGTTTAGTCgtaaatgatgatgatgacggcAAGATTATAGATGAGATTACAACAAGTCCAGCACCAAAGAATAAGAACAAGAGAGGAAGAAGCAATAGTAGTTCTGGTGGTGGCCGATTGAGTCATATGGAGGCAGAGCGGCAAAGAAGAGAGAAGCTGAATCAGCTGTTttatgagttaagatcggtagtACCAAATGTGTCAAGGATGGACAAGGCTTCATTGCTTTCAGACACCTTGTCGTACATCAATGAACTCAAAAGAAAAGTGGACAAGTTGGAGGTTGATCAACAGGCTAAAATAAGAAAATCTAAGGAGGGATCTGTCAAGTTAGACAACAATAATACAACAACAATGAAGGAAGGAAGTGATGAAAAAATAGTTGATGACGAGGATCTCACCGGTAAGACCTCATCAATTGATAGTGTGGGTGGAGGCAGAGATGACGACATGACTCTGATGAAGAATGTGGAAATAGATGTTAAGATGATGATGGATTCGCACGCTATGATACGGGTGATATCAGAGGACGTGAAGCTTTCTTCAGCTGGACTAATGAATGCACTAAAGGAATTAGAGTTTCaagtacaacatgcaagcatatCCAGAGTCAAGGATCAAATGTTGCAGGATGTCATGGTTAGGCTTCCTGAGAACTCCGTTAAGACCATCAGCACAGAGGAGGGGGTAAAAGCTGCCGTCTTTGCGAAATTAAAGAAGCAGCGCTTTACATAA
- the LOC113340267 gene encoding histone-lysine N-methyltransferase SUVR5-like — translation MHDIFPYDEDGRIILKDIYPVYECNSMCGCDKNCRNKILQNGVKVKLEIFETEKKGLSVRVGEAISRGTFVCEYIGEVLNDQEATKRYDKEGCSYLYHINSHIDVMSELVEGGTVSHVIDTTRCGNGSRFINHNFSPNLVTYQVLVDNMDSQLAHIGLYANHILITYLERNCLQCVNRN, via the exons ATGCATGATATATTTCCATATGATGAAGATGGTCGAATTATTTTAAAG GACATATACCCAGTCTATGAGTGCAACTCAATGTGCGGCTGCGACAAGAATTGTCGGAATAAGATTTTGCAAAATGGGGTGAAGGTCAAATTAGAGATTTTTGAAACGGAAAAAAAG GGTTTGTCAGTCAGAGTTGGTGAAGCAATTTCACGTGGAACATTTGTGTGTGAGTACATTGGGGAAGTTCTAAATGATCAGGAGGCAACCAAGAG GTATGACAAGGAAGGTTGCAGCTATCTGTATCACATTAACTCTCACATCGACGTCATGAGTGAATTAGTTGAAGGAGGAACTGTGTCCCATGTCATTGATACAACACGGTGCGGGAATGGTTCTCGGTTCATTAACCATAA TTTCTCGCCCAACCTTGTTACATACCAAGTTCTGGTGGATAATATGGATAGCCAACTTGCACATATTGGATTATATGCGAATCATATCCTCATTACCTACCTTGAAAGGAACTGTCTTCAATG TGTCAACAGAAATTAA